A genomic window from Phoenix dactylifera cultivar Barhee BC4 chromosome 7, palm_55x_up_171113_PBpolish2nd_filt_p, whole genome shotgun sequence includes:
- the LOC103707828 gene encoding pyruvate dehydrogenase E1 component subunit beta-1, mitochondrial-like, with protein MLGVARRKIGLGTFSSPILGQVLQRIRPLGSVLPENYSTAAKEITVREALNSALDEEMSADPKVLLMGEEVGEYQGAYKISKGLLEKYGPERVLDTPITEAGFTGIGVGAAYYGLRPIIEFMTFNFSMQAIDHIINSAAKTNYMSAGQISVPIVFRGPNGAAAGVGAQHSQCFAAWYAHVPGLKVLCPYSSEDARGLLKAAIRDPDPVVFLENELLYGETFPVSAEALDSSFCLPIGKAKIEQEGKHVTITAFSKMVGYALQAAEILSKEGINAEVINLRSIRPLDRATINASVRKTNRLVTVEEGFPQHGVGSEICMSVIEESFEYLDAPVERIAGADVPTPYAANLERMAVPQVDDIVRAAKRACYRAVPMAAAA; from the exons ATGTTGGGCGTCGCGAGGCGAAAGATCGGATTGGGAACCTTCTCCTCACCG ATTTTAGGGCAGGTATTGCAGAGAATTCGGCCTCTGGGATCCGTGTTGCCAGAGAACTACTCAACTGCAGCAAAAGAG ATAACAGTGCGCGAAGCTCTGAACTCCGCACTTGATGAGGAGATGTCTGCAGATCCTAAAGTTTTATTAATGGGTGAAGAG GTTGGGGAGTATCAGGGTGCATACAAG ATTTCGAAAGGTCTGCTTGAGAAGTATGGTCCTGAGAGAGTTCTTGATACTCCAATTACAGAG GCTGGATTTACTGGTATCGGAGTTGGTGCAGCTTATTATGGTCTCCGGCCTATCATAGAATTTATGACATTCAACTTCTCCATGCAG GCAATTGATCATATCATTAATTCTGCTGCAAAGACAAATTACATGTCAGCTGGTCAGATATCTGTACCTATTGTTTTCAGAGGGCCAAATGGTGCTGCTGCTGGAGTTGGTGCTCAGCATTCGCAG TGTTTTGCAGCTTGGTATGCACACGTTCCTGGTTTGAAAGTGCTATGTCCATATTCATCAGAAGATGCTCGAGGCTTGTTAAAAGCAGCAATAAGAGATCCTGATCCTGTTGTTTTTCTTGAAAATGAACTTCT ATATGGAGAGACATTTCCTGTTTCAGCTGAAGCTCTTGATTCCAGTTTCTGCCTTCCAATAGGGAAAGCCAAG ATAGAACAAGAAGGAAAACATGTTACCATCACGGCTTTCTCAAAAATGGTGGGTTATGCTCTGCAG GCTGCAGAGATACTTTCCAAGGAAGGAATTAATGCTGAG GTTATAAATCTCCGTTCAATTAGGCCACTAGACAGAGCTACTATCAATGCCTCAGTTAGGAAAACCAACAGACTGGTGACTGTTGAAGAAGGTTTCCCACAACATGGAGTAGGCTCGGAAATATG CATGTCTGTAATTGAGGAAAGCTTTGAGTATCTTGATGCCCCAGTGGAGAGGATCGCTGGGGCTGATGTTCCCACGCCTTACGCTGCAAACCTTGAGAGGATGGCCGTTCCCCAG GTTGATGACATCGTCCGTGCAGCAAAACGGGCATGCTACCGAGCAGTCCCTATGGCTGCAGCAGCATAG
- the LOC103707830 gene encoding dihydrolipoyllysine-residue succinyltransferase component of 2-oxoglutarate dehydrogenase complex 1, mitochondrial-like: MKRNEEDLNREPSLVSLLFFSSSSDQGESVSAMASNLARLVRRPVATFFLLQSYRHVRNFSHHVFPGICGPLGSKPMREITQFLPKNSPYQLWSRSFSSESGDLFDAVVPFMGESITDGTLATFLKKPGDRVEVDEPIAQVETDKVTIDVASPEAGVIEKFVAKEGDTVTPGTKVAVISKSAASVTHVAPSEEKPGKEAPKPSPPAEKEVEKPKVEPSTKEKPKKEKPSPAPPKAAASEPLLPPKERERRVPMPRLRKRVATRLKDSQNTFAMLTTFNEVDMTNLMKLRSDYKDDFVEKHGVKLGLMSGFIKAAVSGLQNQPIINAVIDGEDIVYRDYVDISIAVGTPKGLVVPVIRDADKMNFADIEKTINTLAKKANNGTISIDEMAGGSFTISNGGVYGSLLSTPIINPPQSAILGMHSIVNRPMVVDGKIVPRPMMYIALTYDHRLIDGREAVFFLRRIKDVVEDPRRLLLDL; the protein is encoded by the exons ACATTTTTCCTGTTACAAAGTTACAGGCATGTTCGAAACTTCAGCCATCATGTCTTCCCAG GTATCTGTGGTCCACTTGGCTCAAAACCCATGAG GGAAATTACTCAGTTCCTTCCTAAGAATTCTCCTTACCAATTATGGAGTAGGTCATTTTCTTCAGAAAGTG GTGACCTTTTTGATGCGGTTGTTCCATTTATGGGTGAATCTATTACCGATGGAACATTAGCAACCTTTCTAAAGA AACCTGGAGATAGGGTTGAAGTTGATGAACCAATTGCCCAGGTTGAGACTGATAAG GTGACTATTGATGTTGCTAGTCCTGAAGCTGGGGTTATCGAAAAG TTTGTAGCCAAAGAGGGTGATACCGTGACACCAGGAACTAAGGTTGCTGTGATCTCAAAATCTGCTGCCAGTGTAACACATGTTGCTCCATCAGAGGAGAAACCAGGTAAAGAAGCTCCTAAACCATCTCCACCTGCAGAAAAAGAGGTTGAAAAACCTAAAGTGGAACCTTCCACCAAAGAGAAACCCAAAAAGGAGAAACCATCTCCTGCACCTCCTAAAGCTGCTGCTTCTGAACCTCTGCTTCCTCCCAAGGAAAGGGAAAGACGA GTTCCCATGCCAAGGCTTAGGAAACGAGTTGCTACTCGTTTGAAGGATTCTCAGAACACGTTCGCAATGCTAACTACAtttaatgaagttgacat GACCAACTTGATGAAACTGCGCTCTGATTACAAGGATGACTTTGTGGAAAAGCATGGTGTGAAGTTGGGACTCATGTCAGGATTTATTAAA GCAGCTGTTTCTGGACTGCAAAACCAGCCAATCATCAATGCAGTCATTGATGGAGAGGATATCGTATATCGAGATTATGTTGATATCAGCATTGCTGTTGGCACACCTAAG GGCCTGGTGGTGCCGGTTATTCGTGATGCTGACAAGATGAATTTTGCGGACATAGAGAAAACAATTAATACTCTTGCTAAGAAGGCAAATAATGGGACAATCTCGATCGATGAAATGGCTGGAGGCTCATTCACAATATCTAATGGTGGAGTTTATGGAAGTCTTTTGAGCACGCCGATTATTAACCCTCCACAA TCGGCTATCCTAGGTATGCATTCTATTGTAAACCGGCCAATGGTTGTGGATGGTAAGATTGTCCCAAGGCCTATGATGTACATTGCATTGACCTACGATCATAGATTGATTGATGGGAGAGAGGCAGTCTTCTTTTTGCGGCGCATCAAGGATGTGGTTGAGGACCCTCGCAGGCTTCTCCTCGACTTATAG